In Amphiura filiformis chromosome 1, Afil_fr2py, whole genome shotgun sequence, the following are encoded in one genomic region:
- the LOC140157424 gene encoding uncharacterized protein: MNLFKELRSRYGQETVKNVRDLESFEKKIARHRNHLTFTHRCKDSGITPNSLKLRCPINTIKARNIIQKAQNELVRERIRVVSNRIADLTKTSKKLHGQVLETLESKNDGHEQADVRRHLEIHLENKRKTEHEKSKERQIKKLNNLKDKNEDLAKKRNAVPDIDLSGTQLKKWVVNNTERKLTDSQNSLLAKGLNFAVSVDRIPNEDFIVAAEKVSWKLPPGEAQNLRAEVAGVLKSAKIPKSNISKEERVALKQLKKDKSIIIMGADKGRSTVVTSTDGYEEKVNNLLSDEKTYEKLKGDPTSKYKRKLLGTLQRLKKENKIDNSQYKLLYPTAENTPRIYCTTKIHKEGYPVRPIVDYTGSIAYQTSKALAEILSPMVGKTAHHVTNSRELAEELATVRIDDEDILIHMMSCHCSRIPLSIKRWR, encoded by the coding sequence atgaacttattcaaggagtTAAGAAGTCGTTATGGTCAAGAGACAGTGAAAAACGTACGTGATTTAGAGAGTTTTGAGAAGAAAATTGCACGCCATCGCAACCATTTAACCTTCACACATCGCTGTAAAGATAGCGGGATCACTCCCAATAGTTTGAAATTACGCTGCCCGATCAACACCATCAAGGCACGGAATATTATACAGAAAGCACAAAACGAACTGGTAAGAGAACGCATTCGCGTCGTTAGCAACAGAATAGCCGATCTAACCAAAACAAGTAAAAAATTACACGGACAAGTTCTAGAAACACTCGAAAGTAAAAACGATGGCCACGAGCAAGCCGATGTACGCCGCCATCTTGAAATTCATTTGGAAAACAAACGCAAAACGGAACATGAAAAGTCAAAGGAAAGACAAATTAAGAAGTTAAACAACCTCAAAGACAAAAATGAAGATCTAGCGAAGAAAAGAAATGCCGTACCGGATATTGACTTGTCGGGAACACAGCTGAAAAAATGGGTTGTAAACAACACAGAAAGGAAGCTTACGGACTCGCAGAATTCCCTGCTGGCAAAAGGTTTAAATTTCGCGGTGTCGGTGGACAGGATTCCCAACGAGGATTTCATTGTCGCGGCCGAGAAAGTGAGTTGGAAATTACCACCCGGAGAAGCACAAAACCTTCGTGCGGAAGTCGCAGGAGTTTTAAAGTCAGCGAAAATCCCGAAATCGAACATTAGCAAAGAGGAAAGAGTAGCACTCAAACAGTTGAAAAAGGACAAGTCAATCATAATAATGGGTGCAGACAAGGGTAGAAGCACGGTTGTTACATCTACCGACGGCTATGAAGAAAAGGTAAACAACTTGCTTAGTGATGAAAAAACTTACGAGAAACTTAAAGGAGaccccacttcaaagtacaagCGGAAGTTGTTGGGTACCTTACAGAGActtaagaaagaaaacaagattgaTAATAGCCAATATAAGTTGCTCTACCCCACTGCCGAAAATACACCACGCATATACTGCACCACAAAGATTCACAAAGAGGGATACCCGGTCAGACCAATTGTGGATTACACTGGATCCATCGCGTATCAGACATCTAAAGCGTTAGCGGAGATTCTGTCCCCCATGGTAGGAAAGACAGCCCATCATGTCACCAACTCGCGGGAATTAGCGGAAGAACTAGCTACGGTCAGAATTGACGACGAGGACATTTTAATTCACATGATGTCGTGTCACTGTTCACGAATACCCCTATCAATAAAACGCTGGAGATAG